Proteins encoded together in one Micromonospora kangleipakensis window:
- a CDS encoding SDR family oxidoreductase, with product MTDLRGKLAVVTGASDGLGLGLAVRLARAGAEVVLPVRNPAKGAAAVERIRAAAPGAVASTRELDLASLSSVGALADTLNREGRPIHLLINNAGVMTPATRHTTADGLELQFGTNHIGHLALTGRILPLLRAGHARVTTMSSSAARSGRINWDDLQSTRKYSPIRSYGQSKLANLLFGLELDRRSRAGGWGIVSNVAHPGTTFTNLYASGPNLGRSRPSPYESIIRRLSRWGVLVQTVDRGLLPALYAATSLQALGGRFYGPDGLGQFTGGPTELAVYRSARDEAEAARLWDVSERLAGVEFATV from the coding sequence GTGACGGATCTGAGGGGAAAGCTCGCCGTGGTGACCGGCGCGAGCGATGGTCTCGGCCTCGGCCTGGCCGTACGCCTGGCCCGCGCCGGGGCCGAGGTCGTGCTGCCGGTCCGCAACCCGGCCAAGGGCGCCGCGGCGGTCGAGCGGATCCGCGCCGCCGCGCCGGGAGCCGTTGCTTCGACCCGGGAGCTGGACCTGGCCTCGCTCAGTTCGGTGGGCGCGCTGGCGGACACGTTGAACCGCGAGGGCCGGCCGATCCACCTTCTGATCAACAACGCGGGCGTGATGACGCCGGCCACCCGGCACACCACCGCTGACGGACTGGAGCTCCAGTTCGGCACCAATCACATCGGTCACCTGGCCCTCACCGGGCGGATCCTGCCGCTGCTCCGCGCCGGCCACGCCCGGGTGACCACCATGTCGAGCAGCGCCGCCCGCTCCGGCAGGATCAACTGGGACGACCTGCAGAGCACGCGGAAGTACTCTCCGATCCGCTCGTACGGCCAGTCGAAGCTGGCCAATCTGCTCTTCGGCCTGGAACTCGACCGGCGCAGCCGGGCGGGCGGCTGGGGCATCGTCAGCAACGTCGCGCACCCCGGCACGACCTTCACCAACCTGTACGCCTCCGGCCCGAACCTCGGCCGCAGCCGGCCCTCGCCGTACGAGTCGATCATCAGGCGGCTCTCGCGCTGGGGGGTGCTCGTGCAGACCGTCGACCGGGGTCTCCTGCCCGCCCTCTATGCGGCGACCAGCCTGCAGGCGCTGGGCGGACGGTTCTACGGGCCCGACGGGCTCGGCCAGTTCACCGGCGGCCCGACCGAGCTGGCCGTCTACCGGTCGGCCCGCGACGAGGCCGAGGCGGCGCGACTCTGGGACGTGTCCGAACGGCTGGCCGGGGTCGAGTTCGCCACCGTCTGA
- a CDS encoding GH25 family lysozyme, translating into MVRRGLAVLLGAALGFVGLAGVASPAQALPTPSGYSITGVDVSYFQGPSLDWAAVARGGAKFAYIRVSEQDGRAVSHNNPDPFYATNYAGARANGLYTGAYHRARPDLSSGKQQADVLLGFAPYVSDGRSLPPMLDIEWPRTEWGLNDCYNMTPAQLVAWIRDFVTEIAVRTGRQAMIYTNTNWWNPCTASSQSFAANPLFIANYSQNPPPLPAGWSSFTVWQHAAGTPIPGSDFSTPDLDVFKGDQAALARLLGGPATSLLATVNNRYVTAENAGASALIANRTVIGPWEQFDQIDVGGGFVAFRARVNGRYVTAENAGASPLIANRTAVGSWEKFRISTNADGTVSLLANANNRYVTAEKAGALPLIANRTAIGSWEKFRVVTPPVLVNLLANVNLRYVTAENGGTSALIANRTVIGPSEQFDQIDVGGGFVAFRARINGRYVTAENAGASPLIANRTAVGSWEKFRISTNADGTVSLLANANNRYVTAEKAGALPLIANRTAIGSWEKFLRLTS; encoded by the coding sequence ATGGTACGCAGAGGACTTGCTGTTCTGCTGGGTGCGGCGCTGGGGTTCGTGGGGCTGGCCGGGGTTGCGTCGCCGGCCCAGGCGCTGCCCACTCCGTCCGGATACTCGATCACCGGCGTCGACGTGTCCTACTTCCAGGGACCATCGCTCGACTGGGCGGCGGTAGCCCGGGGCGGCGCGAAGTTCGCCTACATCCGGGTCAGCGAGCAGGATGGTCGAGCGGTGTCGCACAACAATCCTGATCCCTTCTACGCCACCAACTATGCCGGTGCCCGGGCCAACGGCCTGTACACCGGGGCGTACCATCGCGCCCGCCCTGACCTGAGCAGCGGCAAGCAGCAGGCGGACGTCCTGCTCGGCTTCGCCCCCTACGTCTCCGATGGACGCAGCCTCCCGCCGATGCTGGACATCGAGTGGCCCCGGACCGAATGGGGCCTGAACGACTGCTACAACATGACACCCGCCCAACTGGTGGCCTGGATCCGGGACTTCGTCACCGAGATCGCGGTACGCACCGGTCGGCAGGCCATGATCTACACCAACACGAACTGGTGGAATCCCTGTACGGCCAGCAGCCAGAGCTTCGCGGCGAACCCGCTGTTCATCGCCAACTACTCGCAGAATCCGCCGCCGTTACCGGCCGGCTGGTCGTCCTTCACCGTTTGGCAGCACGCCGCGGGCACCCCCATCCCCGGCTCCGACTTCTCCACGCCCGATCTGGACGTCTTCAAGGGCGACCAGGCAGCTCTGGCCCGACTGCTCGGCGGTCCCGCGACCAGCCTGCTGGCGACCGTCAACAACCGTTACGTGACCGCGGAGAACGCCGGCGCCTCCGCCTTGATCGCCAACCGGACCGTGATCGGTCCCTGGGAGCAGTTTGACCAGATCGATGTGGGGGGCGGGTTCGTGGCGTTCCGCGCCCGGGTCAACGGCCGGTACGTCACGGCGGAGAACGCCGGCGCCTCGCCGCTGATCGCCAACCGCACAGCGGTGGGGTCGTGGGAGAAGTTCCGAATCAGCACCAACGCCGATGGCACGGTCAGCCTGCTGGCCAACGCGAACAACCGGTACGTGACCGCGGAGAAGGCCGGTGCCCTGCCGTTGATCGCCAACCGGACCGCCATCGGCTCCTGGGAGAAGTTCCGCGTCGTCACGCCGCCGGTCCTTGTCAACCTGCTGGCCAACGTGAACCTCCGGTACGTCACGGCGGAGAACGGCGGCACCTCCGCCTTGATCGCCAACCGGACCGTGATCGGTCCCTCGGAGCAGTTTGACCAGATCGACGTGGGGGGCGGGTTCGTGGCGTTCCGCGCCCGGATCAACGGCCGGTACGTCACGGCGGAGAACGCCGGCGCCTCGCCGCTGATCGCCAACCGCACAGCGGTGGGGTCCTGGGAGAAGTTCCGAATCAGCACCAACGCCGATGGCACGGTCAGCCTGCTGGCCAACGCGAACAACCGGTACGTGACCGCGGAGAAGGCCGGTGCCCTGCCGTTGATCGCCAACCGGACCGCCATCGGCTCCTGGGAGAAGTTCCTCCGGTTGACCAGTTGA
- a CDS encoding inorganic diphosphatase, giving the protein MEFDVTIEIPKGTRNKYQMDRQTGRIRLDRTLFTATQYPADYGFIEHTLGEDTDPLDALVLVQEPTFPGCLIRCRAIGMFRMRDEKGPDPKVLCVPTADPRLAYLGDITDLEHFHKLEIQHFFEVYKDLEPSKSVDIESGVWAGRTEAEAEIRRSQERDRQPTSAR; this is encoded by the coding sequence ATGGAGTTCGACGTCACCATCGAGATCCCCAAGGGAACGCGCAACAAGTACCAGATGGATCGCCAGACCGGTCGGATCCGGTTGGATCGCACCCTGTTCACCGCTACCCAGTACCCGGCCGACTACGGCTTCATCGAACACACCCTCGGCGAAGACACCGACCCCCTCGACGCGCTGGTACTGGTACAGGAACCGACCTTTCCCGGCTGCCTCATCCGATGCCGGGCCATCGGCATGTTCCGCATGCGGGACGAGAAGGGGCCAGACCCGAAGGTGCTGTGCGTGCCCACGGCTGACCCCCGCCTCGCGTACCTCGGCGACATCACGGATCTGGAACACTTCCACAAGCTCGAGATCCAACACTTCTTCGAGGTGTACAAGGACCTGGAGCCGAGCAAAAGCGTCGACATCGAAAGCGGGGTCTGGGCCGGCCGGACCGAAGCCGAGGCGGAGATCAGACGCTCACAGGAACGCGACCGCCAGCCGACCTCTGCCAGATGA
- a CDS encoding cold-shock protein, which yields MAQGTVKWFNDNKGFGFITVDDGGKDVFVHFSEIRNDGFRSLDEDQRVEFDITPGAKGPQATAVRVL from the coding sequence ATGGCACAGGGAACTGTGAAGTGGTTCAACGACAACAAGGGCTTCGGCTTCATCACCGTCGACGACGGCGGTAAGGACGTCTTCGTCCACTTCTCCGAGATCCGCAACGACGGCTTCCGTAGCCTTGACGAGGATCAGCGCGTGGAGTTCGACATCACGCCGGGCGCCAAGGGTCCACAGGCGACCGCGGTGCGCGTCCTCTGA
- a CDS encoding MFS transporter has translation MISMTCAVSGGSMPSDTATPRFPHSSPYWPVVSHPLLRRVLPGLALSALGDGMALVAVTWLALQLAPQAQRGMWIAIAVAAYTLPSAAGTVIFGRLLSGRSGAQLAGGDAILRAGALAAIPTAYLIGVLNTGLYVTLLAVSSLLHSWGSAGRFTLIAEVLPQRHHLPANAVLTTIGASATIVGPPLAGILISWAGPVWVIAVDVVTFAVLALTYRLAIPAADRPEPTEAAASRTAGFGIIRHNRTLLGLLALSFGLFFLFGPVYVAMPIRVAEDLHASAAVLGIYYTAFGIGGVLGGLAAGYLHRWSLWPTTLGIVIGFGAAMLPLSLDAPISLSLPAFALAGLIWAPYMSTTMALFQRSTTTTKLPQVLAANGAVLVLAVPLGTLLGGPLVATIGARETLLLCAAATVALGVIAAGLTILRHKPSTTGGASSPCRSSDAGRALTSTNIED, from the coding sequence TTGATATCGATGACCTGCGCGGTGTCGGGTGGCAGCATGCCGTCCGACACAGCGACGCCCCGTTTCCCGCATTCCTCGCCCTACTGGCCGGTGGTCAGTCATCCCCTGCTGCGGCGTGTCCTGCCCGGATTGGCGTTGTCCGCGCTGGGCGATGGCATGGCGTTGGTTGCGGTGACCTGGCTGGCGTTACAGCTCGCGCCACAGGCCCAGCGCGGCATGTGGATCGCGATTGCCGTAGCTGCATACACCCTGCCCAGTGCGGCCGGCACCGTGATCTTCGGCCGGCTTCTGAGCGGTCGAAGTGGTGCGCAGCTTGCTGGTGGGGATGCGATCCTGCGGGCCGGGGCGCTCGCGGCGATCCCGACCGCCTACCTGATCGGGGTGCTCAACACCGGGCTGTACGTGACGCTGCTCGCCGTGTCCTCGCTGCTGCACTCGTGGGGTTCCGCCGGGCGCTTCACCCTGATCGCCGAGGTCCTCCCCCAACGGCACCACCTGCCGGCCAACGCGGTGCTCACCACCATCGGCGCGTCCGCCACCATCGTCGGGCCTCCACTGGCGGGCATCCTCATCAGCTGGGCCGGCCCGGTGTGGGTCATCGCCGTCGACGTGGTCACGTTCGCCGTCCTGGCCCTCACCTATCGCCTCGCCATTCCCGCTGCCGACCGACCCGAACCAACTGAGGCCGCCGCCTCGCGCACCGCCGGCTTCGGCATCATCCGCCACAACCGGACCCTGCTGGGCTTACTGGCACTGAGCTTCGGGCTCTTCTTCCTCTTCGGACCGGTGTACGTGGCCATGCCGATCCGCGTCGCCGAGGATCTGCACGCCTCGGCAGCAGTGCTCGGGATCTACTACACGGCGTTCGGTATCGGCGGCGTCCTCGGCGGTCTGGCCGCCGGCTACCTGCACCGCTGGTCGCTGTGGCCCACCACCCTCGGCATCGTCATCGGGTTCGGCGCCGCCATGCTCCCGCTCAGCCTGGACGCACCCATCAGCCTGTCGCTGCCGGCCTTCGCCCTCGCGGGCCTGATCTGGGCGCCGTACATGTCAACCACGATGGCGCTGTTCCAGCGCAGCACCACCACCACCAAGCTCCCCCAGGTGCTAGCCGCCAACGGTGCCGTCCTTGTGTTGGCGGTGCCACTGGGCACCCTGCTCGGCGGCCCTCTGGTAGCCACCATCGGCGCCCGAGAGACGCTGCTCCTGTGCGCTGCGGCTACGGTGGCCCTCGGCGTGATCGCAGCCGGTCTCACCATCCTGCGCCACAAACCATCCACAACCGGCGGCGCGTCATCCCCCTGCCGGTCGTCTGACGCGGGCCGAGCCTTGACGTCAACGAACATAGAAGACTGA
- a CDS encoding helix-turn-helix transcriptional regulator has protein sequence MDRAQLASFLRSRRAALQPEDVGLPRGRRRRTGGLRREEVAALSDMSTDYYSRIEQERGPHPSEQMLAAIARGLRLSLEERDHLFRLGGYAVPLRALRGDHLNPGMMRILDRLEDTPAQVVNLLGETLKQTRLAVALLGDETGYTGLARSLHYRWFTDPTSRLLHPTDEHPAQSRLIAANLHEAYTRGGEGSRAATIVDALLATSPEFADIWREHPVAAGYCAPKRLQHPLLGMLELHCQTLVDPDQSQALLVYTATPGSESHEKLQLLSVVGDQRI, from the coding sequence ATGGACCGGGCCCAACTCGCCAGCTTCCTGAGGTCGCGGCGCGCCGCGCTGCAACCCGAGGATGTCGGCCTTCCCCGGGGACGGCGGCGGCGGACCGGCGGGCTCCGTCGCGAGGAGGTCGCCGCTCTGAGCGACATGTCGACCGACTACTACAGCCGGATCGAGCAGGAACGCGGCCCGCACCCGTCCGAGCAGATGCTCGCCGCGATCGCGCGCGGCCTGCGCCTCTCGCTCGAGGAGCGCGACCACCTGTTCCGCCTCGGCGGCTACGCCGTCCCGCTGCGGGCCCTGCGCGGCGACCACCTCAATCCCGGGATGATGCGGATCCTCGATCGGCTGGAGGACACCCCCGCCCAGGTGGTGAACCTCCTCGGCGAGACCCTCAAGCAGACCCGGCTTGCCGTCGCGCTCCTCGGCGACGAGACGGGATACACCGGGCTGGCGCGCAGCCTGCACTACCGGTGGTTCACCGACCCGACCTCGCGCCTGCTCCACCCGACGGACGAGCACCCGGCGCAGAGCCGGCTCATCGCGGCGAACCTGCACGAGGCGTACACCCGGGGCGGCGAGGGATCACGGGCCGCCACGATCGTCGACGCGCTGCTGGCGACGAGCCCCGAGTTCGCCGACATCTGGCGGGAGCACCCCGTCGCGGCCGGCTACTGCGCGCCGAAGCGCCTCCAACACCCGCTGCTCGGGATGCTCGAGCTGCACTGCCAGACCCTGGTCGACCCCGACCAGTCCCAGGCGCTGCTGGTCTACACCGCCACACCCGGCAGCGAGAGCCACGAGAAGCTCCAGCTCCTCTCGGTCGTCGGCGACCAGCGCATCTGA
- a CDS encoding DUF309 domain-containing protein, protein MLVCRSGRFRGRGLVVSPSCLAPPVGCSGAETVSSAGDRERDRDVAGRPRNARPRDELGRPLPRGAAGVEGVPDDLALSPDETLTEAQRLLDAGRAFQAHEVLESTWKAAPGGERELWRGLAQLAVGLTHARRGNAVGAAELLRRAADRVEGYADAAPHGVDVAGLVAWARALVVRIEQDGLAVLTRGDLTPQLRS, encoded by the coding sequence ATGCTGGTTTGCCGGTCGGGAAGGTTCCGAGGGCGGGGGCTCGTGGTCTCACCGTCATGTCTCGCACCGCCGGTGGGCTGCTCCGGAGCCGAAACGGTGAGTTCAGCCGGTGACCGTGAGCGCGACAGGGATGTCGCGGGGCGCCCGCGCAACGCCCGCCCACGTGACGAACTGGGTCGACCCCTACCCCGCGGCGCGGCTGGGGTCGAAGGCGTTCCCGACGATCTCGCGCTATCTCCGGACGAGACGCTCACCGAGGCGCAGCGACTCCTCGACGCGGGCCGAGCGTTTCAGGCGCACGAGGTACTGGAGAGCACCTGGAAGGCTGCCCCAGGGGGCGAACGTGAGCTATGGCGGGGGCTGGCCCAACTCGCCGTGGGCCTCACACACGCGCGGCGAGGTAACGCAGTGGGGGCGGCGGAGCTCTTGAGGCGCGCCGCGGACCGTGTGGAAGGCTACGCCGACGCTGCGCCACACGGCGTGGACGTGGCTGGTCTCGTCGCCTGGGCGCGCGCTCTGGTCGTACGCATCGAGCAGGACGGCCTCGCCGTCTTGACGCGGGGCGACCTCACCCCACAACTTCGCTCCTGA
- a CDS encoding DEAD/DEAH box helicase encodes MAARRPHTTPSSTSTTFTDLGVPAALTEALAAGGITTPFPIQTATLPDTLAGRDVLGRGRTGSGKTYAFALPVLTRLAASTSPRRPGRPRALILAPTRELATQIEATIAPLARTLSLRTLTVFGGVSPNPQVSGLRAGVDILVACPGRLADHLRTGHARLDAVEITVLDEADHMADLGFLPVVRQLLDQTPRSGQRLLFSATLDAGVEVLVRRFLTDPVTHSVDSSLSPVAAMSHHLLHVSHDDRLPVLVDLAAAPGRTLVFTRTKRGAKTLTRRLVAAGVPAVELHGNLAQSARDRNLLAFSEGSAKTLVATDIAARGIHVDGVTLVIHADPPVEHKAYLHRSGRTARAGAHGTVVTLMTDDQVGDVRELARKAGIAPTTTRLRPGHPLLTQLAPGQRSFVTPPVDHPAVTDTSRHGRSRRKPKPLSSAMPHTGSVSPHGTSSPQSGSGRGGRTAAAAPARPSGAAAFSARTHVGARRGSR; translated from the coding sequence ATGGCGGCACGCCGCCCCCACACCACACCTTCGTCTACGTCCACCACGTTCACCGACCTCGGCGTACCCGCCGCGCTCACCGAGGCGCTTGCGGCCGGCGGTATCACCACGCCGTTCCCGATCCAGACGGCGACGCTGCCCGACACGCTCGCCGGACGCGACGTGCTCGGCCGGGGCCGAACAGGCTCGGGCAAGACCTACGCATTCGCCTTGCCCGTGCTGACCCGGCTGGCTGCCAGCACCTCGCCGCGGCGGCCCGGTCGTCCGCGTGCGCTGATCCTCGCTCCCACCCGCGAACTCGCTACCCAGATCGAGGCGACCATCGCCCCGCTGGCCAGGACGCTGTCGCTACGCACCCTCACCGTCTTCGGCGGGGTGAGCCCGAACCCCCAGGTCTCCGGCCTGCGCGCGGGCGTGGACATCCTTGTGGCCTGCCCGGGCCGGCTCGCCGACCATCTCAGGACGGGCCACGCACGTCTCGACGCGGTCGAGATCACGGTGCTCGACGAGGCCGACCACATGGCCGATCTCGGCTTCCTCCCCGTGGTTCGGCAACTACTGGACCAGACCCCGCGATCCGGCCAGCGGCTACTGTTCTCCGCGACGCTCGACGCCGGGGTCGAAGTCCTCGTGCGCCGGTTCCTCACCGACCCGGTCACCCACAGCGTCGATTCGTCGCTGTCACCGGTCGCGGCGATGTCGCACCACCTGTTGCATGTGAGCCATGACGACCGGCTTCCCGTCCTGGTCGATCTCGCGGCCGCGCCGGGTCGCACGCTGGTGTTCACCCGCACCAAACGCGGGGCGAAGACACTGACCCGCCGGCTCGTCGCCGCCGGGGTGCCGGCCGTGGAGCTACACGGCAACCTGGCCCAATCCGCGCGCGACCGCAACCTGCTCGCCTTTTCCGAAGGCAGCGCGAAGACGCTGGTCGCCACAGACATCGCGGCCCGCGGCATCCACGTCGACGGCGTCACCCTCGTCATCCACGCTGATCCGCCGGTGGAGCACAAGGCGTATCTGCACCGTTCCGGCCGAACGGCCCGTGCCGGCGCGCACGGCACAGTTGTCACGCTCATGACCGACGACCAGGTCGGCGACGTGCGCGAGCTGGCCCGCAAGGCGGGCATCGCGCCGACGACCACCCGACTGCGGCCCGGCCATCCGCTGCTCACCCAACTCGCCCCCGGTCAACGTTCGTTCGTCACACCACCGGTCGACCATCCGGCCGTGACCGACACGTCACGGCACGGCCGTTCACGTCGGAAGCCGAAGCCACTTTCCTCCGCCATGCCTCACACCGGATCCGTGTCACCGCATGGGACGTCATCGCCGCAGTCGGGCTCGGGCCGAGGTGGCCGTACGGCGGCTGCGGCACCCGCCCGGCCGTCGGGCGCAGCAGCCTTTTCCGCTCGAACCCACGTGGGCGCGCGCCGCGGCAGCCGCTGA
- a CDS encoding MFS transporter, whose amino-acid sequence MAQTDARREAPGDGRLVVAWQAVAPYRPLMALMLVSSTASFAALGVLSLFARDELGASDTMATINFAVVALAGMAVMLTTGRFSDRGGERRVIISASLAWLAAGYAILASVRSYPAMLAVGVVFFCVVGVPNVQLMAYTRDLVERRNDTATSTAVIAAMRIVLSIGSFTGFGVGGLGLAYLGPRPLFRVVSVVCLACLALSWYLLRAGDTIAAATPHPVTGENIGDRGGVRTRPAGGQRLLLILAVVMVLFSSGRIMLLSQLPILMRVSLHAPLQLTGLALALPPLCELVLMPIMAYAAVRWGRGTVFLVGGAASVAYYGGLVVITTPGQLMLLQILYALFGAATVMVGIDLAQRLMVGRAGTATSIYLSHENVAAINGSLVATVSVAALGHQVGFLVPATLCLVALGLSTWAFARHPAAFDLRRRPPPVQRP is encoded by the coding sequence GTGGCGCAGACGGACGCTCGGCGGGAGGCGCCCGGTGATGGTCGGTTGGTGGTTGCGTGGCAGGCCGTAGCGCCGTACCGGCCGCTGATGGCGCTGATGCTGGTCAGTTCCACGGCGTCGTTCGCGGCACTCGGTGTGCTGTCCTTGTTCGCGCGGGACGAGTTGGGCGCCTCGGACACCATGGCGACGATCAATTTCGCCGTCGTCGCTCTGGCCGGCATGGCCGTGATGCTCACAACGGGCCGCTTCTCCGACCGGGGCGGCGAACGACGGGTGATCATCTCGGCGAGCCTCGCGTGGCTGGCCGCCGGCTACGCGATCCTGGCGAGCGTGCGGTCGTACCCGGCCATGCTCGCCGTCGGGGTCGTCTTCTTCTGCGTGGTCGGCGTTCCGAACGTGCAGCTGATGGCCTACACCCGCGACCTCGTTGAACGCCGGAACGACACCGCTACCTCCACCGCTGTGATCGCCGCGATGCGCATCGTGCTGTCCATCGGTTCGTTCACCGGATTCGGCGTCGGCGGTCTCGGTCTGGCCTATCTCGGGCCACGTCCGCTCTTCCGGGTCGTTTCGGTCGTCTGCCTCGCCTGTCTCGCGCTGTCGTGGTATCTGCTGCGAGCGGGCGACACCATCGCCGCCGCGACACCGCACCCGGTCACGGGTGAGAACATCGGCGACAGGGGTGGTGTCCGGACGAGGCCGGCTGGGGGTCAGCGGCTACTGCTGATCCTCGCGGTCGTCATGGTGCTGTTCTCCAGTGGACGCATCATGCTGCTGTCCCAGTTGCCGATCCTGATGCGCGTATCCCTGCACGCCCCGCTGCAACTGACCGGGCTGGCGCTGGCGCTGCCACCGCTGTGCGAGCTGGTACTCATGCCGATCATGGCGTACGCCGCCGTGCGGTGGGGCCGCGGCACAGTGTTCCTGGTGGGCGGTGCCGCGAGCGTGGCCTACTACGGCGGCCTCGTCGTCATCACCACACCCGGGCAGCTGATGCTGCTGCAGATCCTCTACGCGCTGTTCGGCGCCGCCACGGTCATGGTCGGCATCGACCTCGCGCAGCGGTTGATGGTGGGGCGTGCCGGCACGGCGACGTCGATATACCTCAGTCACGAGAACGTGGCGGCCATCAACGGAAGTCTCGTGGCGACCGTGTCAGTTGCCGCGCTGGGACACCAGGTCGGCTTCCTCGTCCCGGCGACGCTGTGTCTGGTCGCCCTCGGGCTCAGCACGTGGGCCTTCGCCCGGCATCCAGCAGCATTCGACCTTCGTCGCAGGCCACCGCCCGTGCAGCGGCCCTGA